In Psychrobacter immobilis, a single genomic region encodes these proteins:
- a CDS encoding flotillin family protein: MDTLIIVGVVVVLAFVFMMVALLMLKAFYFKVEQGKALIINGVSKIAVRFDGGFVWPVINKKELMRISLITLEVDRRGKEGLICADNMRADITVAFYLRVNETEEDVLKVAKSVGVERASDKVAVNELFNAKFSEALKTVGKQIDFVKLFENRSEFRDSIVQEIGNDLNGYVLEDVAIDYLEQTPKASLDSSNILDAEGIKKITQLTAFQNVITNELERDEELAVKKKNVETREAMLELERQQADAEAKQQREISSVIARETAETRKIEEEERKKSETAVISVEQDLAIQRENQQREIEVAGQNRLRAVVIEEEKVTRARDLEIVSREREVDLQRIEAERAIELEKKEIANVIRERIAVDKTVAQEEERIKEVREISEAERSKQTRVLAAEADAEEIKVRQVKKAEAEELSAKHKAVEITTLAAANLEASAKDSEAKIKMAEGTKAEESAHGFAEAAIQEVKAASLEKEGIAKANVIKATGQAEAQSDREKGMADAEVIAARGESKAKAERDIGMVDAEIIAARGESTARAEREKGMADAQVIAARGESNAKAEREVGLAKAEVTRAHFQAEADGLVEKFNAMGSMSKEAREHEEFRMSLETALQEALASIDAGKEIAKENAEVLAVALQKAKIDIVGGEAHFFDNFAKSLSIGKAIDGLAGKSDTLSGIINGVMASQAMKSNQTNDDKTTY, from the coding sequence ATGGACACACTCATTATCGTCGGCGTGGTTGTAGTGCTGGCGTTTGTTTTTATGATGGTCGCACTATTGATGCTCAAGGCCTTTTACTTTAAGGTCGAGCAGGGCAAAGCACTCATTATTAACGGTGTGAGTAAAATTGCCGTACGTTTTGATGGTGGTTTTGTTTGGCCAGTCATCAACAAAAAAGAATTGATGCGCATATCGCTCATCACGTTAGAAGTGGACAGACGCGGTAAAGAAGGTTTGATTTGCGCAGACAACATGCGTGCTGATATCACCGTAGCATTTTATTTACGTGTCAATGAAACCGAAGAAGATGTGCTAAAAGTTGCTAAATCGGTTGGGGTTGAACGCGCATCAGATAAAGTCGCTGTTAATGAGCTGTTTAATGCTAAGTTCTCTGAAGCCTTAAAAACAGTTGGTAAGCAGATTGATTTCGTCAAACTGTTTGAAAACCGCAGCGAGTTTCGTGACAGCATCGTTCAAGAAATTGGTAACGATCTGAATGGCTATGTCTTAGAAGATGTGGCGATTGATTATTTAGAGCAAACGCCAAAAGCGTCATTAGATTCAAGCAATATCTTAGATGCTGAAGGTATCAAAAAGATTACTCAATTAACGGCTTTCCAAAACGTCATCACAAATGAGCTTGAGCGTGATGAAGAGTTGGCGGTTAAGAAAAAGAATGTCGAAACCAGAGAGGCAATGCTAGAGCTAGAGCGTCAGCAAGCCGATGCCGAAGCTAAACAGCAACGTGAAATCTCGTCAGTGATTGCACGAGAAACAGCTGAAACCCGCAAGATTGAAGAAGAAGAGCGTAAAAAGTCTGAAACGGCTGTTATCTCGGTTGAGCAGGATTTGGCCATTCAGCGTGAGAATCAGCAGCGTGAAATCGAAGTAGCAGGACAAAATCGTCTGCGTGCGGTCGTCATCGAAGAAGAAAAAGTCACGCGTGCCCGTGATTTAGAAATTGTCTCTCGTGAGCGTGAAGTTGACTTGCAACGTATCGAGGCTGAACGCGCGATTGAGCTTGAGAAAAAAGAAATCGCCAACGTCATTCGTGAACGTATCGCAGTGGACAAAACCGTTGCGCAAGAAGAAGAGCGTATCAAAGAAGTTCGCGAAATTAGCGAAGCGGAGCGTTCTAAGCAAACACGTGTCCTAGCAGCAGAAGCCGATGCGGAAGAAATCAAAGTACGTCAGGTGAAAAAAGCCGAAGCAGAAGAGCTATCTGCCAAGCACAAAGCCGTCGAAATCACCACACTTGCCGCTGCGAATCTTGAAGCATCCGCCAAAGATTCAGAAGCCAAAATTAAGATGGCCGAAGGTACCAAAGCAGAAGAGTCAGCACATGGCTTTGCTGAAGCAGCTATCCAAGAAGTCAAAGCGGCTTCTTTGGAAAAAGAAGGTATTGCGAAAGCCAATGTTATCAAAGCGACTGGACAAGCTGAAGCGCAATCAGATCGTGAAAAAGGCATGGCAGATGCTGAGGTTATCGCGGCTCGTGGCGAATCTAAGGCAAAAGCTGAACGTGATATCGGTATGGTCGATGCAGAAATCATCGCCGCTCGCGGTGAATCTACCGCCAGAGCTGAGCGTGAAAAAGGCATGGCAGATGCTCAAGTTATCGCGGCTCGCGGTGAGTCAAATGCCAAAGCAGAACGTGAAGTTGGATTGGCAAAAGCCGAAGTTACTCGTGCGCATTTCCAAGCCGAAGCAGATGGTCTGGTCGAGAAATTCAATGCCATGGGTAGCATGAGTAAAGAAGCACGTGAGCACGAAGAGTTCCGCATGAGCCTTGAGACGGCCTTGCAAGAAGCGCTTGCCTCAATTGATGCTGGTAAAGAGATTGCGAAAGAAAATGCTGAAGTATTGGCTGTGGCGTTACAGAAAGCCAAAATCGATATTGTTGGCGGCGAAGCGCATTTCTTTGACAACTTTGCCAAGTCACTGTCTATCGGTAAAGCCATCGATGGCCTAGCAGGTAAGTCAGACACCTTGAGCGGTATCATCAATGGTGTGATGGCCAGTCAAGCTATGAAATCAAACCAGACAAATGATGATAAAACGACTTATTAA
- a CDS encoding PD40 domain-containing protein produces the protein MSKMLVSKSSVNIRTISNITALTTFILLTGCQTLPSTMSKTMQAPANNMSVSNPLTAQMSAIDRQGRIAYVEEQGVGAAKISTLYSIRPDGSDRQLIDQLDGYIYAPAWSADGQLLAYSKQAPRQHPKIYIYDRKSNIRNLAVNAEGSNMSASFSPNGQKLLYSSTVGGNADIYEMRLSDGKTTQLTTLPSTEVQPSYASDGQSFVYTSDKVRAGRPRIYRYNFETASATPVLTSGYVASPQLSLDGQRMAYLNGRKAAVMTLATGQVINLAETGLDEPARLSPSAQYAVYPTKLSQVDGQNGGSLVIHSLSGNTSYAIVSKVGGIVRSPIWGR, from the coding sequence ATGTCAAAAATGCTTGTATCAAAATCATCCGTCAATATACGAACGATAAGTAATATCACCGCACTAACGACTTTTATTCTGTTGACGGGGTGTCAGACCTTGCCTAGTACGATGTCTAAAACGATGCAAGCACCTGCTAATAATATGAGTGTGAGCAATCCACTAACGGCGCAAATGTCAGCGATAGATCGGCAAGGGCGTATTGCCTATGTCGAGGAGCAAGGAGTCGGAGCTGCAAAGATATCAACGCTTTATAGCATTCGTCCTGATGGTAGTGATCGTCAGTTAATCGATCAGCTTGATGGTTATATTTATGCGCCAGCGTGGTCAGCTGATGGGCAACTGCTGGCATATAGTAAACAAGCGCCGCGCCAGCATCCTAAGATTTATATCTATGATCGCAAAAGCAACATCCGTAACCTTGCGGTAAATGCTGAAGGCAGCAATATGTCAGCGTCGTTCTCACCTAATGGGCAAAAACTCCTCTATAGCTCAACGGTCGGCGGCAATGCTGATATCTATGAGATGCGTCTGAGCGACGGTAAGACCACACAGCTCACTACGTTACCGAGCACAGAAGTACAGCCAAGTTACGCCAGTGATGGGCAAAGTTTTGTCTATACCAGTGATAAAGTCCGCGCTGGACGCCCACGTATCTATCGCTATAACTTCGAGACTGCTAGTGCCACGCCTGTGCTAACAAGTGGCTATGTCGCCAGTCCGCAACTGAGCTTGGACGGTCAGCGTATGGCCTATCTCAATGGTCGTAAGGCCGCCGTTATGACGCTGGCTACAGGGCAAGTTATCAATCTAGCAGAGACGGGACTTGATGAACCAGCGCGTCTGTCACCATCTGCACAGTATGCAGTCTATCCGACAAAGCTTTCACAAGTGGACGGTCAAAATGGTGGAAGTTTGGTCATTCACTCATTATCTGGTAATACAAGCTATGCGATTGTGAGTAAGGTGGGCGGAATCGTGCGCTCGCCGATATGGGGGCGCTAA
- a CDS encoding OB-fold-containig protein, with protein sequence MQEAFLVFITKISLYPTIIFTGLVMFVTLYWVVSLLGMADMDSVDLGESGGDAEVSTLSSTGFFTGLMLKFGLYGVPLIIILSLISLIGWLLSYLYTSFLHQYFDSGVLYYLFGTGALIFVLVVSMWLTGIIISPIRKNIAKIPKRNSSNNVGKIAVVRTLSVTDKHGEAELNDGGAGLILKIRSDTNDGLLKQGDRVMLVEYLKDANTYRVVVVEDKKIL encoded by the coding sequence ATGCAAGAAGCTTTTTTAGTCTTTATCACTAAAATCAGTTTATATCCCACGATTATTTTTACGGGGCTTGTGATGTTCGTCACTTTATATTGGGTTGTGTCTTTACTCGGAATGGCAGATATGGATAGCGTAGACCTTGGTGAGTCAGGCGGTGATGCTGAGGTCTCTACCTTATCATCGACTGGTTTTTTCACCGGTCTCATGCTCAAATTTGGTCTTTACGGTGTCCCTTTAATCATCATACTAAGCTTAATTAGCTTGATCGGTTGGTTGCTTAGCTATTTATATACTAGCTTTTTACACCAATATTTCGATTCTGGCGTTCTGTATTATTTATTCGGTACAGGGGCGCTCATTTTCGTATTGGTCGTCTCTATGTGGTTGACAGGTATTATTATTTCGCCGATTCGCAAAAATATCGCCAAAATTCCCAAACGTAATTCGTCTAATAATGTGGGTAAGATCGCTGTTGTGCGTACGCTTAGTGTCACAGATAAACATGGCGAAGCAGAGCTAAATGATGGCGGTGCAGGATTGATATTAAAGATTCGTTCAGACACCAATGATGGTTTGCTAAAACAAGGCGATCGAGTGATGTTGGTGGAGTATCTAAAAGATGCCAATACTTATCGAGTTGTTGTCGTGGAAGATAAAAAAATATTGTAG